One window of the Parasphingopyxis algicola genome contains the following:
- a CDS encoding amidohydrolase: MKKPAFLIAATLALFGCATTGSDSTSSAGAAQDRESATAFDPDPFPSTYRPYPGRPTVIRGATIYDGEGGQIDNGMVYFADGHVQAIGQTLDVPEGATEIDGTGLWVTPGIIDIHSHLGNYPSPSVAAHQDGNEITGNNTANVWTEHSVWPQDPGFSRALANGGVTTLNILPGSANLFGGRSVTLRNVPSRTMQGMKFPGAPYGLKMACGENPKRVYGSRNQTPGSRMANVAVARQAWIDAQRYQYQWENYRENGGTRPARNLRHETLAGVMNGDILVHNHCYRADEMAIMIDMAEEFGYSIASFQHAVEAYKIPDLLREHGICAAMWADWWGFKMEAYDTVFENVPMVHNGGACAIVHSDDENQIQRLNQEAAKALADGRRAGIQISDAEAWQWLTINPARALGIADETGSLVAGKRADLVLWNGDPFSVYSRPQMVWIDGALLYDMNDPQLRPIADFELGQPSEGSVR; the protein is encoded by the coding sequence GTGAAAAAGCCTGCCTTTCTGATTGCCGCAACGCTGGCGCTGTTCGGCTGCGCGACCACCGGAAGCGACAGCACGAGCAGCGCCGGCGCGGCGCAGGATAGGGAAAGCGCGACCGCGTTCGATCCGGATCCGTTCCCGTCGACATATCGGCCCTATCCGGGGCGCCCCACCGTTATCCGCGGCGCGACGATCTACGACGGCGAGGGCGGGCAGATCGATAATGGCATGGTCTATTTCGCCGATGGCCACGTGCAGGCGATCGGGCAGACGCTGGACGTGCCCGAGGGTGCGACGGAAATCGATGGGACCGGTCTCTGGGTGACGCCGGGCATCATCGATATCCATAGCCATCTCGGCAACTATCCGAGCCCCAGCGTTGCCGCCCATCAGGACGGTAACGAGATCACGGGCAACAATACCGCCAATGTCTGGACCGAGCACAGCGTCTGGCCGCAGGACCCCGGGTTCAGCCGCGCGCTCGCCAATGGTGGCGTCACGACGCTCAATATCCTGCCGGGATCGGCGAACCTGTTCGGCGGCCGCTCGGTCACGCTGCGCAACGTGCCGTCGCGCACGATGCAGGGAATGAAGTTTCCCGGCGCGCCCTATGGCCTGAAGATGGCGTGCGGCGAGAATCCCAAACGGGTCTATGGCAGCCGCAACCAGACGCCGGGCAGCCGCATGGCCAATGTCGCCGTCGCCCGCCAGGCCTGGATCGATGCCCAGCGGTACCAGTATCAATGGGAAAATTACCGCGAAAATGGCGGGACGCGGCCCGCCCGCAATCTCCGGCATGAAACGCTGGCCGGCGTGATGAACGGCGACATTCTTGTCCACAACCATTGCTATCGCGCCGACGAAATGGCGATCATGATCGATATGGCCGAGGAGTTCGGCTACAGCATCGCCAGTTTCCAACATGCGGTCGAGGCGTACAAGATTCCCGATCTGCTTCGCGAGCACGGTATCTGCGCGGCGATGTGGGCCGACTGGTGGGGCTTCAAGATGGAGGCCTATGACACGGTCTTCGAGAATGTGCCGATGGTCCATAATGGCGGGGCTTGTGCAATCGTCCATTCGGATGACGAAAACCAGATTCAACGGTTGAATCAGGAGGCCGCCAAGGCGCTGGCCGATGGACGACGGGCCGGCATCCAGATCAGCGATGCCGAAGCCTGGCAATGGCTGACGATCAACCCGGCCCGGGCGCTCGGCATTGCCGACGAGACCGGCAGCCTCGTCGCCGGCAAACGCGCCGACCTCGTGCTGTGGAACGGCGATCCGTTCAGCGTTTATTCGCGTCCGCAAATGGTCTGGATCGATGGCGCGCTGCTTTACGACATGAACGATCCGCAGCTGCGCCCGATCGCCGATTTCGAGCTGGGGCAGCCCAGCGAAGGGAGCGTCCGATGA